GGCTTTTTCCATCATTTCTTTACAGTAATCTAATTTTTCATCATCTACCAAAGAAGTACCGATTTCGTATCCTTTAGCTTTTAAGAATGTATAAGCCATTCCACCGCCGATGATCAAAGTATCGCATTTTTCAAGAAGGTTAGCGATAACATTTAATTTATCCGCAACTTTAGCTCCTCCGAGAATTGCTACGAAAGGTCTTTCAGGATTGTTTACGGCATTACCTAAAAAGTCGATTTCTTTTTGCATTAAATAACCTACAACGGCTGTGTCAACAAACTCAGTAACACCAACATTAGAACAGTGAGCTCTGTGAGCTGTACCGAAAGCGTCGTTTACGAAAATATCGCAAAGTGAAGCTAAGTCTTTGCTTAATGCTTCTCCGTTTTTGGTTTCTTCAGCTCTGTAACGTGTATTTTGAAGAAGGACTACATCTCCTTCTTTCATTTCAGCAACTGCTTTTTTTGCATTTTCGCCTACTACGTTGTCATCAGCCGCAAAAACAACTTCTTTACCTAATTTTTCCGATAATCTCTTTGCAACGGGTGCAAGTGATAATTCAGGTTTAGCTTCTCCCTTTGGTTTACCTAGGTGAGAACATAAAATAACTTTTCCGCCGTCTTTCATAACCTTTTCGATTGTAGGAAGTGCAGCGTTTATTCTGTTTTCATCTGTGATTTCTCCGTCCTTTAAAGGTACGTTGAAGTCACATCTTATTAATACTTTTTTTCCTTTAACATTTATATCATCTACTGATTTTTTATTTAGCATCTAAAAGTGCTCCTTTCAAAATTTTGTAAATAAAAAGGTCCGGGCCAGTAACGATCCCGGACCCATTTTGGATCTTTGTAAATTGTACTTTAAATTAATTAAGCTAATTCTGAGAAGTATTTGATTGTTCTTACCATTTGGCTTGTGTAAGAATTTTCATTATCATACCAAGATACTACTTGAACTTGTGTATCGCCGTTTTCCATTGGAGATACCATTGTTTGTGTAGCGTCGAATAATGAACCGTATCTCATACCTACGATATCGCTTGATACTAATTCTTCTTCTGTGTAACCGAATGATTCTGTTTGAGCTTTTTTCATAGCTTCGTTGATTTGTTCAACTGTTACGTTACCTTTAACAACAGCTACTAAGATTGTTGTAGAACCTGTTGGTGTAGGAACTCTTTGTGCAGAACCGATTAATTTACCGTTAAGTTCAGGAATAACAAGACCGATAGCTTTTGCAGCACCTGTTGAGTTAGGAACGATGTTAACTGCAGCAGCTCTTGCTCTTCTGAAGTCACCTTTTCTTTGTGGTCCGTCAAGAGTCATTTGATCTCCTGTGTAAGCATGAATTGTGCTCATGATACCTGATTGGATTGGAGCTAAGTCGTTAAGAGCTTTAGCCATTGGAGCTAAACAGTTTGTTGTACAAGAAGCTGCAGAGATTACTGTATCTTCTGGTGTTAATGTTTTTTCGTTTACGTTATAAACGATTGTTGGAAGGTCATTACCTGCTGGAGCAGAGATAACAACTTTTCTGGCACCTGCTTTAACGTGAGCTTCTGCTTTAGCTTTAGATGTATAGAAACCTGTACATTCTAATACTACGTCTACACCGATTTCTCCCCATGGAAGTTTTGCAGCGTCAGCTTCTGCATAGATTTTGATTTCTTTGCCGTCGATGATGATTGAATCATCTGTAGCTGAAACCTTATCAGCAAGAGCGTATGTTCCTTGTGATGAGTCATATTTTAATAAATGTGCTAACATATCCGGAGATGTAAGGTCATTGATTGCAACTACTTCATAGCCTTCTGCACCAAACATTTGTCTGAATGCTAACCTCCCAATTCTACCAAATCCGTTAATAGCTACTTTTACTGCCATAATAAAATTCCTCCTAATATTATAATTATTTTATTTTTTTGAAGTCTTGATTTATTTTATTTTCAGACCTCATTTCGTAGCAAGTTTAAATTAGCCCCAATATTCGAGCATAAATTGAACTTTATCAGTATTATATATAAATTAATCAGTAAAATCAATAATTTAAAAGAAAAAATGAAACAACTTTTTTAATAATTTATCGTTGTTTCATTTTATTTTTGAAAATTTGTTACATATGCCCGCTTTTTTCAATATTATACGATGAAAATAAAATTAGAACATATATAAAAAACTTATATTAAGCATTCTCTTTTTCAAATTTTTTCATAAATTCCACTAATTTTTCAACGCCTTCGATTGGCATTGCGTTATAAATAGAAGCTCTCATACC
This region of Anaerofustis stercorihominis DSM 17244 genomic DNA includes:
- the gap gene encoding type I glyceraldehyde-3-phosphate dehydrogenase; this encodes MAVKVAINGFGRIGRLAFRQMFGAEGYEVVAINDLTSPDMLAHLLKYDSSQGTYALADKVSATDDSIIIDGKEIKIYAEADAAKLPWGEIGVDVVLECTGFYTSKAKAEAHVKAGARKVVISAPAGNDLPTIVYNVNEKTLTPEDTVISAASCTTNCLAPMAKALNDLAPIQSGIMSTIHAYTGDQMTLDGPQRKGDFRRARAAAVNIVPNSTGAAKAIGLVIPELNGKLIGSAQRVPTPTGSTTILVAVVKGNVTVEQINEAMKKAQTESFGYTEEELVSSDIVGMRYGSLFDATQTMVSPMENGDTQVQVVSWYDNENSYTSQMVRTIKYFSELA
- a CDS encoding phosphoglycerate kinase; translation: MLNKKSVDDINVKGKKVLIRCDFNVPLKDGEITDENRINAALPTIEKVMKDGGKVILCSHLGKPKGEAKPELSLAPVAKRLSEKLGKEVVFAADDNVVGENAKKAVAEMKEGDVVLLQNTRYRAEETKNGEALSKDLASLCDIFVNDAFGTAHRAHCSNVGVTEFVDTAVVGYLMQKEIDFLGNAVNNPERPFVAILGGAKVADKLNVIANLLEKCDTLIIGGGMAYTFLKAKGYEIGTSLVDDEKLDYCKEMMEKAEKLGKKLLLPIDTTITKDFPNPIDAEIEIKVVSSDAIPADMMGLDIGTETAKLFADAVKSAKTVVWNGPMGVFENPILAKGTISVAEALAETDATTIIGGGDSAAAVNQLGFGDKMTHISTGGGASLEFLEGKDLPGVVAANDK